The following are encoded in a window of Plasmodium cynomolgi strain B DNA, chromosome 4, whole genome shotgun sequence genomic DNA:
- a CDS encoding hypothetical protein (putative): MIEAACALSKGVLGIKRGKNMRYYVFVCTRRSAGRSFVGTAVGKGDACNGTSTSQGKKCLRHLVRLQRELYSLLNVSSWKDDLVSPSGRLRCGAASNRDKGSPQNAAPIEASIEASIEEPIEASIEEPIEAPIEAPVEPPNRLNKSVRKLHKWTPVESKRNSIMANTVEEKHIGETLSRMYTLMSRTPLSRALQLSEQVSNKDLYKTVLMKYFHEINRRDRRGMRRGGSITWSGGTTNELLRLFLMCSDYYMRMQGDRVGDTRIHTCEGNQFEDIPAVCRDVLGMLAQGLRTKSASFKLREMNDLVIALLRLRMVDPFVVGEDTTNDLIKRFSSRLFRVNCDAIEPGEGGPTSEWAAMQGGVRSKHGESDHVADDEGRSAASSTGQPGRISPPGAIHLGDLAKVLYQLVTMNKRLLSHKKDSPSDRFTEEHTTLVNAILAYSKSEIKKGTLDKDKLFWRSCTSLLYSLTVLCSKKWHADCIEIYDHVVRTYDVSFDVDSTELVSLNCYDFKNFGKEHWPEEEVKRVCLLRSISLFCNSKATTIKFVLSTNEKPEERHTFLTLEELIKLTYAVTFFYKQMGSSGEEDIKTKCSHRVRGIISSLLLITDGLVERAVLDVLPVKKQNDADDGNKRSLLKRLSHLANVYHEHRIGDMKLLCALTVLISKCRDVDLIVLSNVLNIFTKLDFSYDAYFVSFFFSNCMGKGYLGEEVLRIRFFERNGGSQSRLSDHTDENERNDLQEEKKKPMAFYIWRAFIKCVKRSVADKQKLKELSPVNITKLVNGLIHFKCLDKQSIEVLMRIISEQYRRGESVGIINRASRNTADTYRKIADTHSRTAGAPNFNLVSLGSLLNYMSMTDDIQCYEAKIKLVQMIADKVVNRENSFDARLLCSIYISYARLNIHDVGLFYIISKRLKSSQLNDLNVLSILSYMNKAGIYDEQLLRSCFNNAFAKWRRKTKQRLSYAVHLLFILTSISQTFLFDNFYTIMCRALEIISYVYSVLHTFHHFFLDIHLGENSGRVLDSVSTEYLKIFHFFLCQHWEAVEGMGATNSQIQRNVLTALRQVVSQDVCICYEYALRGTPYLVDMRHALLRLSTIG, from the exons ATGATTGAAGCCGCGTGTGCGCTCTCCAAAGGGGTCCTCGGgattaaaagggggaagaataTGCGCTACTATGTGTTTGTCTGTACACGTAGATCAGCTGGCCGATCGTTTGTCGGGACAGCCGTAGGGAAAGGCGACGCATGCAACGGTACAAGCACGAgtcaagggaaaaaatgcttgCGACATTTGGTTAGACTGCAAAGGGAGTTATATTCTTTACTGAATGTGAGCAGCTGGAAAGATGATTTGGTGTCCCCGTCGGGGAGACTGCGCTGCGGGGCGGCGTCGAATAGGGACAAGGGCTCCCCGCAAAATGCGGCGCCAATCGAAGCGTCAATAGAAGCGTCAATAGAAGAGCCTATCGAAGCGTCAATCGAAGAGCCTATCGAAGCGCCAATCGAAGCCCCAGTCGAACCCCCAAACcgcctgaacaagtcagtccgaaaattgcacaaatggACCCCCGTGGAGAGTAAAAGAAACAGCATTATGGCCAATACggtggaggaaaaacacaTCGGAGAAACGCTCAGCCGTATGTACACCCTAATGAGTAGAACCCCCCTGAGTAGAGCTCTCCAACTGAGCGAACAAGTGAGCAACAAGGATCTGTATAAAACGGTTTTGATGAAGTACTTCCATGAGATTAACAGGAGGGATAGAAGGGGTATGCGTCGCGGAGGGAGTATCACCTGGAGTGGAGGCACGACGAACGAGTTGTTAAGGCTCTTCCTCATGTGTTCAGACTACTACATGCGCATGCAGGGGGATAGGGTAGGCGACACGAGGATACACACCTGTGAGGGAAACCAATTTGAGGACATCCCCGCTGTGTGTAGAGACGTATTGGGAATGCTCGCCCAGGGACTTCGCACAAAATCGGCCTCCTTCAAACTGAGGGAAATGAACGACTTGGTAATCGCTCTGCTTCGACTGAGAATGGTTGACCCCTTTGTGGTGGGCGAGGACACCACGAATGATCTGATTAAACGGTTTTCCTCTCGACTGTTCCGAGTGAACTGTGATGCGATAGAACCGGGGGAAGGTGGACCCACCAGTGAGTGGGCAGCCATGCAAGGAGGAGTCCGCAGCAAACATGGAGAGAGTGATCATGTTGCGGATGATGAGGGTAGATCGGCAGCATCTTCAACGGGACAACCGGGCCGCATATCCCCACCTGGCGCGATCCACCTGGGCGATTTGGCCAAAGTGCTGTACCAACTTGTGACGATGAATAAGCGTCTGTTGAGTCACAAGAAAGACTCCCCTTCGGATAGATTCACAGAGGAGCACACCACTTTAGTGAATGCTATCCTCGCGTATTCAAAAagtgaaattaaaaagggcaCACTTGATAAGGACAAGCTATTCTGGCGAAGTTGCACCTCCCTGCTTTACAGCTTAACCGTTTTGtgtagcaaaaaatggcatgcCGATTGTATAGAAATATATGACCACGTAGTGAGGACGTATGATGTATCTTTCGATGTTGACTCGACTGAACTTGTTAGCCTTAACTGCTACGACTTCAAGAATTTCGGGAAGGAGCATTGGCCTGAGGAGGAGGTCAAAAGGGTATGTCTTCTTCGGagcatttcccttttttgcaactcaAAAGCGACAACGATCAAGTTCGTCCTTTCCACGAATGAGAAGCCCGAGGAGAGACATACGTTCCTCACCCTTGAGGAGTTAATCAAGCTGACATATGCCgtaacctttttttataaacaaatggGGTCCTCAGGAGAGGAGGACATAAAAACCAAATGTAGCCACCGTGTGAGGGGTATCATCTCGTCATTGCTGCTTATTACGGACGGGTTGGTGGAGCGCGCCGTTCTGGATGTCCTTCCagtgaagaagcaaaatgatgcAGACGATGGAAACAAACGCTCCCTCCTGAAACGATTAAGTCATTTAGCAAATGTATATCACGAGCATCGCATTGGGGACATGAAGCTCCTGTGTGCCTTAACTGTCTTAATTAGCAAATGTAGGGATGTCGATCTGATCGTCCTGAGCAATGtcctaaatatttttacaaaattggaTTTTTCCTACGACGCTTATTTTGTTAGTTTCTTCTTTTCGAACTGTATGGGGAAGGGGTATCTGGGTGAGGAGGTCTTGCGGATTCGCTTTTTCGAACGGAATGGAGGTAGCCAATCTCGGTTGAGTGATCACACTGATGAGAATGAGAGAAACGATCTccaggaggagaaaaagaaaccaaTGGCCTTCTACATATGGAGAGCTTTCATTAAATGCGTGAAGAGGAGCGTAGCGGATAAGCAGAAGTTAAAGGAACTCTCCCCTGTGAATATCACCAAGCTTGTGAATGGACTGATCCATTTCAAGTGCCTGGATAAGCAATCCATAGAAGTGCTCATGAGGATCATATCAGAGCAGTATAGACGGGGGGAATCGGTTGGGATTATAAACAGGGCGAGTCGCAACACAGCAGATACTTATAGGAAAATAGCAGATACTCATAGCAGAACAGCGGGTGCACCAAACTTCAACCTGGTCTCGTTGGGGTCGCTACTCAACTACATGAGCATGACTGACGACATCCAGTGCTACGAAGCAAAGATAAAACTCGTTCAAATGATAGCAGACAAGGTAGTAAATCGGGAGAATTCATTCGATGCAAGGTTACTCTGTAGCATTTACATCAGCTATGCTAGATTGAATATACATGACGTAGGTctattttacataataagCAAGCGACTTAAGTCGAGTCAGTTAAACGACCTGAACGTGTTGAGCATTTTATCCTATATGAATAAAGCGGGAATATATGACGAGCAACTTTTACGTTCTTGCTTTAATAACGCCTTTGCCaagtggagaaggaaaacgaagcaaagaCTGTCTTATGCAGTTCATCTTTTATTCATCTTAACCTCCATAAGTCAGACTTTCCtgtttgataatttttacacaattATGTGCCGTGCGTTGGAAATTATTTCCTATGTGTACAGTGT TCTGCACACTTTTCACCACTTTTTCTTGGACATTCACTTGGGGGAAAATTCCGGAAGAGTTTTGGACAGTGTGAGCACAGAGTATTTGaagatttttcatttttttttatgtcaacATTGGGAGGCGGTGGAGGGGATGGGCGCCACCAATTCACAAATTCAGAGGAATGTGCTGACCGCGCTGCGCCAGGTGGTGAGCCAAGACGTGTGCATCTGCTACGAGTACGCCTTGCGCGGCACGCCGTACCTGGTTGACATG CGCCACGCGCTCCTTCGCCTATCAACTATTGGTTAA
- a CDS encoding hypothetical protein (putative) — METFQKEHTSVLQKKKTDVYITSGKPTKIYYDRVIEVLNSGTKQVELVIDGDNKQANHPCRPSGEDQVSIYAVGTNILRASYVLQDVIKFYCSFIKKVQQMAKKDKKPKIDVKSKTLHMNDTVISNTYTVKEEFLEDDYDAVIAFARQPYDPTLHKYRERTKERRVTGVVISIKKNPAML; from the exons ATGGAGACTTTCCAAAAGGAACACACCTCcgtgttgcaaaaaaaaaaaacagacgTGTACATAACGTCAGGGAAGCCAACAAAAATTTACTACGACAGAGTAATTGAGGTTCTTAATAGTGGCACCAAGCAAGTGGAGCTGGTCATCGATGGAGACAACAAGCAGGCAAACCATCCATGTAGACCATCCGGGGAGGACCAAGTCTCCATTTATGCTGTTGGGACAAACATCCTCAGAGCATCGTACGTCTTGCAGgatgttataaaattttattgttCTTTTATAAAGAAGGTACAACAAATGGCCAAGAAGGATAAAAAGCCAAAG attGACGTTAAAAGCAAAACGCTACATATGAATGATACCGTGATATCGAACACGTACACGGTAAAGGAAGAATTCCTGGAGGACGACTACGATGCTGTGATAGCCTTTGCGAGGCAGCCTTACGACCCTACTTTGCACAAGTACAGAGAG AGGACCAAGGAGCGAAGAGTTACCGGAGTTGTCATCTCGATAAAGAAGAATCCCGCCATGTTGTAG
- a CDS encoding hypothetical protein (putative) — HLLKRTIQNFHNVRHLLGRNDPVYADLARVFSQKLQAREDETLHRLEEDESNGPNSRYDQVEYLPSEHIQRGNDTLDIVDLMHLFNFYTSIEWHRFNFLILILRCIIRMGSMANTNQEMCAKFLKSCVNLRIEIKKFLKSQKGGSIFRLHKETIHWGKFNHLGLIPNRVPSIRVSPYEVKRLSRRSSPRWGYSSKGMYNTIKSWKRRGKNALILLPTSGRRIHHFEETYAKWIKRKFKLEMEVCNGLIEQCAYLVLGGWGQLNGAHMKCVDVKCVDVKCVKMLRRGGLYLNGGDSLKAQLTDYINAKCEYLPPDELLTAVDYLTKAREEAKRGTKVDPKARTTKLTRAITRISQHLCSAIQKGTNEYTVEEVCKVLSLCARNRHYDENLLDGITAFIVDNLDQVSSRRLTRVAINMHDKLGYTRNELLLAIVNRYSPPRRRGASRGGTRWERSGMTRGKRTEKTSMDKTEKTSMDKTEKTSMDKTEKTSRDKTEKTSMDKTDKPWRGKIHAMRQEGNPPPETLPRRNFQNVKISQLLRFVTVLIKNDIHLDEEWTDYFLSLIKGKFTYISRGDFPLLCYAMLHMQSREIILNFFNPSSRYHIYKYFPMDELAKSLRLTPLIQIVLLLSMHIHRHNRRTFFCFFFNVLKKFCLQSDIPHESAQEEECSHGGAFTGMSSSPHVENDQSGKNVKPELSVYVHNLNVYERGNNNKYDKKKKQHVQNQIAKIPIPTCEQMKEEIIPFIKLTPPDYQLDVILDETDELSSNHGGKTTRVYTVTTPGGAAPPNQQNSVKENCPPRVTSPRGGESTHRGDSLGDTNHPHLVVTCNTVATAGAWRDTPAKGLPRQPPLRENNLPSDSGGRTESPLREPPMKKQTYHESDYFENVANARNVLWAIQIVLLHLAEEHPNGCLEDGSGRRCLSSRLNELTLSQLSLLHRTYALCCSYIDSSLSEQRSLNNERVVSSSRFHKQVLSILAQVVWKEKEAEQQSIGGASVM, encoded by the coding sequence CACCTGCTAAAGAGAACCATACAAAACTTCCACAATGTGCGCCACCTGCTCGGGCGCAACGACCCAGTCTATGCGGACCTAGCGCGGGTGTTCTCGCAAAAATTACAGGCAAGGGAAGATGAGACACTTCACCGTCTCGAAGAGGACGAATCGAATGGTCCAAATAGCCGATATGACCAAGTGGAGTATCTCCCCAGTGAGCATATCCAACGGGGCAACGACACGTTAGACATAGTAGACCTAATGCACctcttcaatttttacacTTCCATTGAATGGCACCGATTCAATTTCCTAATTCTCATTTTAAGGTGCATAATCAGGATGGGAAGTATGGCCAACACCAATCAGGAGATGTGTGCTAAGTTTCTAAAGTCCTGTGTTAATCTGAGGAttgaaataaagaaatttttgaagtcacaaaaaggaggatcCATTTTTAGGCTACACAAGGAGACTATCCATTGGGGTAAGTTTAACCACTTAGGGTTAATACCAAACAGAGTCCCTTCTATCCGTGTGTCACCTTATGAGGTGAAACGACTCAGCAGGAGGTCTTCCCCCAGGTGGGGATATTCATCAAAGGGGATGTACAATACGATCAAGTCATGGAAgaggagagggaaaaatgcACTCATATTGCTTCCCACATCTGGGAGGAGAATCCACCACTTTGAGGAGACCTACGCTAAAtggataaaaagaaaattcaaatTAGAAATGGAGGTGTGCAATGGGTTGATAGAGCAGTGTGCTTATCTCGTTTTAGGAGGATGGGGACAGCTGAACGGTGCACACATGAAGTGCGTAGATGTGAAGTGCGTAGACGTGAAGTGCGTAAAGATGTTACGTCGAGGGGGGCTCTACCTAAACGGGGGTGACTCGTTAAAAGCCCAACTGACGGATTACATAAATGCCAAGTGTGAGTATCTCCCACCGGATGAGCTCCTAACCGCTGTGGACTACTTGACGAAGGCGagagaagaagcgaaaaggggaacaaaggTAGACCCCAAAGCTAGGACAACCAAACTGACGAGAGCGATCACTCGGATAAGCCAACACCTGTGCAGTGCTAttcaaaaagggacaaatgAATACACCGTGGAGGAAGTTTGCAAAGTGTTATCCTTGTGCGCGAGGAACAGACATTACGATGAGAATCTCCTAGATGGGATCACTGCATTTATTGTGGACAATTTAGACCAAGTCAGCTCGAGAAGACTCACCCGAGTGGCCATAAATATGCATGATAAGTTGGGGTACACACGGAATGAGTTGCTGTTGGCGATTGTGAATCGGTACAGCCCGCCTCGCCGGAGGGGCGCATCGCGGGGGGGCACTCGTTGGGAAAGGAGCGGCATGacgagggggaaaaggaCTGAAAAAACGTCGATGGATAAGACTGAAAAAACGTCGATGGATAAGACTGAAAAAACGTCGATGGATAAGACTGAAAAAACGTCGAGGGATAAGACTGAAAAAACGTCGATGGATAAGACTGACAAACCGTGGAGGGGTAAGATCCACGCGATGCGGCAGGAGGGGAACCCCCCACCAGAAACACTCCCTCGTAGGAACTTCCAAAACGTAAAAATCAGCCAACTCCTGCGGTTCGTGACGGTCCTCATCAAAAACGACATACACCTGGATGAGGAGTGGACGGACTACTTCCTCTCCCTGATCAAAGGAAAATTCACATATATCAGCAGAGGGGACTTTCCCTTACTCTGCTACGCGATGCTGCACATGCAGTCGAGGGAGATCatcctcaattttttcaacccATCCAGTAGGTaccatatatataaatattttcccatGGATGAGCTAGCCAAGTCACTCCGTTTGACTCCCCTCATTCAGATTGTGCTTCTCCTCAGTATGCACATACATCGCCACAATAGGaggacttttttttgtttttttttcaacgtgCTGAAGAAGTTTTGCCTTCAGAGTGACATTCCACACGAAAGCGCACAGGAGGAGGAATGCAGTCATGGAGGTGCCTTCACAGGTAtgtcttcctccccccacgTAGAGAACgaccaaagtggaaaaaacgtaaaacCCGAGTTAAGTGTCTATGTGCACAATTTAAACGTCTACGAAAGGGGGAACAACAATAAGtatgacaagaaaaaaaagcaacacgTACAGAATCAAATTGCAAAGATACCCATTCCAACCTGTGAGcaaatgaaagaagaaataatcCCATTCATAAAATTAACTCCACCGGATTACCAACTCGATGTCATTCTCGACGAAACTGATGAGTTGAGCTCCAATCACGGGGGAAAGACAACGCGTGTGTACACTGTCACCACGCCAGGTGGAGCCGCCCCTCCTAACCAACAGAACAGCGTGAAGGAGAATTGCCCTCCTAGAGTGACTTCTCCCCGTGGAGGAGAGAGCACCCATCGTGGAGACTCACTCGGAGACACAAATCACCCACATCTTGTCGTAACATGCAACACAGTGGCCACTGCGGGGGCTTGGAGAGATACCCCTGCGAAGGGCCTCCCAAGGCAACCCCCCCTACGAGAGAACAACTTACCAAGTGATAGCGGAGGAAGAACGGAATCCCCTTTGCGTGAACCCCCCATGAAGAAACAAACATACCATGAAAGCGACTACTTCGAAAACGTAGCCAACGCGCGAAACGTCCTTTGGGCAATACAGATTGTACTTCTACACCTTGCGGAGGAGCACCCGAATGGTTGTCTCGAAGATGGCTCGGGTAGACGATGCTTGTCATCCCGACTGAACGAGCTAACCCTTTCACAGCTATCCCTGTTGCACAGGACATATGCGCTGTGCTGCTCCTACATCGATTCTTCCCTCAGTGAGCAGAGGAGCTTAAACAACGAGAGGGtcgtttcttcttccagGTTCCACAAACAGGTCCTCTCCATCCTGGCGCAGGTggtatggaaagaaaaagaagcggaACAGCAGAGCATCGGCGGTGCATCCGTGATGTAA
- a CDS encoding helicase (putative) encodes MEKLDEDSTQRTNVAESGKNPICGGEKGASFSLCELNKEGMDLDSLNEHVTGVSIFEKQDNMSEGEETPTLVVHPDGDTFELTSPLPLHISDKESTGKNERNEPEEEVDNEDYLYVSEHLRIKKDKQIFVSNALNDYINEYLNLFGSCDEKFFRNENGEAERFMEIGLNLNGGCCGGRAPHRNGASSDSSSCFSNSSSEGDPAHNSPCTSDEDILEKLHFDKQSLRTMKKLEKSKNAYFKYLSDLCVKYDLMSRFTLPYFERVKRAIVKTPSRYKRITERCDASLETMQVFLENEENARRIEQSQKRLRSDVVNSMFGFHIISDTHPMKVPIKGVNRLGGGETRPDTTTSGITTSGITRSGITTSTCNPFVYKSLQSTKRVGTTKLSGNVSHGEEGSKRRRRQGMTKANSQKNRTHVGGSSMRESSVGTKNYLNEYIKKVQRNSKLHNKVGTIKQYILLSNWNELRRHHHTVRVVSDQRRSNAKLLAKECYEQMKLIEKKRKIIIEREEKERLRLLKENDMDAYINLLKNTKNKRLQELLDVTEEFLTSMSSCVLCQKKDSVFDVASQDEPSSIGSNEMDSTYHSKSTNIAMKSNYKDAREKYLLVSHSVREKVVQPSILIGGTLMKYQLEGLEWLISLYNNNLHGILADEMGLGKTIQTISLFAYLKEFKWGGISAGKSALSTGGPRQPKNLIIVPLSTLPNWMSEFEAWCPSLKVITYRGTKCERKGLAKRMLESEYDICLTTFDFAIKEKALLIKIFWTYIVVDEGHRMKNSKSRFHTILKDFKSKQRVLLTGTPLQNNLSELWSLLNFLLPKIFSSCDDFERWFIRPLHSDKDIQDVIITEEEQLLIINRLHSVLLPFMLRRVKKDVLKSLPKKYEYNVYIDLSLYQKMLYRQIEMKGFTQINRNGSISNKSCQNMVMQLRKVVNHPYLFLEEYDMDDYLIKCSGKFEVLDRMLPKLLKFRHKILIFSQMTKLMDILCDYLDYRGHRFHRLDGNIGLHERRKIIEEFNRVAVGEASGADGVDGVDNVDGVDGVDGVDGADGVDGVDGADGVTCGAVSKAGVDHTGEAADGVDGVTCGAVSKAGVDHTGEAADGNCDEGDPLDEPNGGHDETMIFMLSTRSGSLGLNLQTADTVIIFDSDFNPHQDIQAMCRCHRIGQKNVVKVFRFITLSGVEELIFQKAQDKLAINDKVIQAGLFNKIYSDEDRKNKLKNIFQRSQKGQVTVQSTNPLLLNYYMERSEVELKYFLKFDQRYFGSEFYTHLQTLNREKPHVPQFTYMSEDEGEGEGDGKR; translated from the exons atggagaaattaGATGAGGATTCGACGCAACGTACAAACGTGGCTGAATCGGGGAAAAACCCAATTTGTGGAGGTGAGAAAGGAGCTTCCTTCTCCCTCTGTGAGCTAAACAAGGAAGGGATGGATCTAGATAGCTTAAACGAACATGTTACAGgagtttccatttttgagaaaCAGGATAACATGAGCGAAGGTGAAGAAACTCCCACGTTAGTAGTTCACCCAGATGGTGACACATTCGAATTGACTTCACCTCTCCCTCTGCACATAAGTGATAAAGAATcaacaggaaaaaatgaacgaaacGAACCTGAGGAAGAGGTGGACAATGAAGACTACCTCTACGTAAGCGAACATCTTcggataaaaaaagacaaacagATTTTTGTGAGTAACGCTCTGAATGATTACATAAACGAATACCTGAACTTGTTCGGTTCATgcgatgaaaaattttttaggaACGAAAATGGAGAGGCAGAGCGGTTTATGGAAATTGGATTAAATCTGAA TGGAGGCTGCTGCGGGGGAAGGGCCCCCCACCGCAACGGCGCCTCATCCGACAGCAGCAGCTGCTTCTCCAACTCGTCTTCGGAAGGGGACCCCGCCCACAACAGCCCCTGCACGTCGGACGAGGACATACTTGAGAAGCTGCATTTCGACAAGCAGTCCTTACGTACAATGAAAAAGCTAGAGAAATCCAAGAACGCCTATTTTAAATACCTCAGTGATCTCTGTGTCAAGTACGACCTAATGAGTCGCTTCACCCTTCCCTACTTCGAACGAGTGAAACGAGCCATTGTGAAGACTCCCTCGAGATATAAACGTATAACGGAGAGGTGTGATGCAAGCCTAGAGACCATGCAGGTTTTTCTagagaatgaagaaaatgcgAGAAGGATTGAACAAAGTCAGAAGAGGTTGCGATCTGATGTGGTTAACTCCATGTTTGGCTTTCACATCATCAGTGATACTCACCCGATGAAGGTTCCCATTAAGGGTGTGAATCGGTTGGGTGGGGGGGAAACCAGGCCAGACACCACCACGTCGGGAATCACCACGTCGGGAATCACCAGATCGGGCATCACCACGTCTACTTGCAACCCATTTGTATACAAATCTTTGCAGAGCACGAAACGCGTGGGGACCACCAAACTAAGCGGCAATGTCTCGCATGGGGAAGAGGGAAGCAAGCGGAGGAGGCGACAAGGTATGACGAAGGCCAACTCTCAGAAGAATAGGACCCAcgtggggggaagcagcatgAGGGAAAGCAGCGTGGGGACGAAGAACTACCTGAATGAATACATAAAGAAGGTGCAAAGGAATTCCAAACTGCATAACAAAGTAGGGACTATCAAGCAGTATATTTTACTGTCCAATTGGAACGAGCTGAGGAGACACCACCACACCGTGAGGGTGGTGTCGGACCAACGAAGGAGTAACGCCAAGTTGCTTGCCAAGGAATGTTACGAGCAAATGAAGTTAATcgagaagaagcggaaaataattatcgagagggaagaaaaggaacgtTTGAGATTGCTCAAGGAAAACGACATGGATGCTTACATCAATCtactaaaaaatacaaaaaacaAGAGGCTGCAGGAATTGCTAGACGTAACTGAGGAGTTCCTAACTAGCATGTCATCATGTGTACTGTGCCAGAAGAAGGACAGTGTATTTGATGTAGCATCTCAGGATGAACCCTCATCGATCGGTTCGAATGAAATGGATTCTACCTATCATTCGAAGAGCACAAACATTGCTATGAAGTCTAATTACAAAGATGCCAGGGAGAAGTACCTTCTTGTGTCCCACTCTGTTAGAGAGAAAGTGGTGCAGCCATCGATCTTGATCGGAGGAACTCTGATGAAGTACCAATTGGAGGGGTTAGAATGGCTCATCTCTCTCTACAATAACAATTTACATGGCATCCTGGCAGATGAGATGGGTCTAGGGAAGACCATACAAACGATTAGTCTATTTGCCTACCTGAAGGAGTTTAAATGGGGAGGAATTTCCGCTGGGAAAAGTGCACTTAGTACTGGGGGCCCGAGACAACCAAAGAATCTCATCATAGTTCCTTTGTCGACATTGCCAAACTGGATGAGCGAATTCGAAGCATGGTGTCCCTCTCTTAAGGTCATCACTTACAGAGGAACCAAATGTGAAAGGAAGGGATTAGCAAAACGGATGCTCGAATCTGAATATGACATATGTCTCACCACCTTCGATTTTGCTATCAAAGAAAAAGCATtgctaataaaaattttttggacCTACATAGTAGTAGATGAAGGACATAGAATGAAAAACAGCAAATCGAGATTCcatacaattttgaaagATTTTAAAAGCAAGCAGAGGGTACTCTTAACCGGAACACCTCTACAAAATAACCTCTCTGAGTTATGGTCCCTACTGAACTTTCTCttgccaaaaattttttcttcttgtgaTGATTTCGAGAGGTGGTTTATAAGACCATTACATAGTGATAAAGATATACAAGACGTCATCATcacagaagaagaacagcTACTAATTATCAATAGGTTACATAGTGTCCTTCTCCCCTTTATGCTCAGGAGAGTGAAAAAGGACGTCTTGAAATCTCTCCCCAAGAAATACGAATATAACGTTTATATAGACTTATCCCTATACCAGAAAATGCTTTATCGCCAAATTGAAATGAAGGGATTCACTCAAATTAACAGGAATGGATCCATTAGTAACAAGTCGTGTCAAAATATGGTGATGCAATTGAGGAAGGTTGTGAACCATCCATATTTGTTTCTTGAAGAATACGACATGGATGATTACTTAATAAAGTGTAGTGGTAAATTTGAGGTACTCGACAGGATGCTACCAAAGCTGCTTAAGTTTCgtcacaaaattttgattttttcccaaatgacAAAGTTAATGGATATCCTCTGCGACTACCTGGACTACCGCGGACACCGCTTCCACCGCCTCGACGGGAATATTGGCCTGCACGAGAGGAGGAAGATCATCGAGGAGTTCAACCGGGTTGCCGTGGGCGAAGCGAGCGGCGCGGATGGAGTGGACGGAGTGGATAATGTAGATGGGGTGGACGGAGTGGATGGAGTGGACGGCGCGGATGGAGTGGACGGAGTGGACGGCGCGGACGGAGTGACTTGCGGCGCCGTTAGCAAAGCGGGTGTAGACCATACGGGAGAAGCCGCGGATGGAGTGGACGGAGTGACTTGCGGCGCCGTTAGCAAAGCGGGTGTAGACCACACGGGAGAAGCCGCGGACGGGAATTGCGATGAGGGTGACCCGCTGGACGAGCCAAACGGGGGGCACGACGAAACCATGATTTTCATGCTGTCCACCCGATCGGGGAGTCTAGGCCTGAATCTCCAAACCGCGGACACGGTGATCATCTTCGACAGCGACTTCAACCCACACCAAGACATACAAGCCATGTGTAGGTGCCATCGAATTGGACAAAAGAACGTCGTGAAGGTCTTCCGATTCATCACTCTCTCCGGGGTAGAAGAACTGATTTTCCAAAAGGCGCAGGATAAACTAGCCATCAACGACAAGGTCATACAGGCAGGTCTATTTAATAAGATATACAGTGATGAGGACAGAAAGAACAAgctgaaaaatattttccaaaggAGCCAGAAGGGACAAGTGACGGTGCAGTCCACCAACCCACTGCTACTCAACTACTACATGGAGAGGTCAGAGGTGGagttgaaatattttctcaAATTTGATCAGAGGTACTTCGGCTCGGAGTTCTACACGCATCTGCAGACTCTCAATCGGGAGAAGCCCCACGTGCCGCAGTTCACGTATATGAGTGAGgacgagggggagggggagggagaTGGGAAGCGGTGA